One Pseudochaenichthys georgianus chromosome 7, fPseGeo1.2, whole genome shotgun sequence DNA segment encodes these proteins:
- the LOC117449076 gene encoding pancreatic progenitor cell differentiation and proliferation factor-like, with translation MAAIPSTGSLIATHDYYRRRIGSVSSNSSCGSSEFAGEVIPHPPGLQRQDSGHWWSSFFSAKPPQPIVQNGAESQKNSSYKVANGQVTCVAREMVLNRKVSMSSNNGKSETPNPPPSSSS, from the exons ATGGCAGCGATTCCATCAACCGGCTCCCTCATCGCCACGCATGATTACTACAGAC GGCGCATCGGGTCCGTCTCCAGCAACAGCTCCTGTGGCAGCTCTGAGTTCGCCGGCGAGGTCATTCCCCACCCCCCAG GACTTCAAAGACAAGACTCGGGTCACTGGTGGTCTTCATTTTTCTCTGCAAAGCCGCCTCAGCCCATCGTGCAGAATGGAGCCGAGTCTCAGAA GAACAGCTCGTACAAAGTGGCTAACGGTCAGGTGACCTGCGTCGCTCGGGAAATGGTTTTAAACAGAAAAGTCAGCATGAGCAGCAACAACGGGAAGTCAGAAACACCGAACCCTCCCCCATCCTCCTCTTCCTGA